Proteins encoded within one genomic window of Microbacterium soli:
- a CDS encoding MmgE/PrpD family protein, with amino-acid sequence MTVTHHVRVHRSEEDLPREEQLAWKIAQVAVDPVEVDPEVTAMIINRIIDNASVAAASLTRGPIVAARAQAFSHPVSTGGRGATIFGAKLDERTSPEWAAWANGVAVRELDYHDTFLAAEYSHPGDNIPPILAVAQHAGCDGRALVRGIATGYEIQVDLVRAISLHAHKIDHVAHLGPSAAAGIGTMLDLPAETIYQAIGQALHTTTATRQSRKGEISTWKAHAPAFAGKMAVEAVDRAMRGQTSPSPIYEGEDGVIAWMLDGPDASYDVPLPAAGEPKRGILDTYTKEHSAEYQAQAIIDLARRLGTARPELRDPANIASIVLHTSHHTHYVIGSGANDPQKYDPTASRETLDHSVPYIFAVALQDGTWDHVDSYLPERAQREDTVALWHKVTTAEDPEWTRRYHSTDPAEKAFGGRVEITLVDGSQVVEEIAVADAHPLGARPFGREQYIRKFRILAEPVLEPAEIERFLALVQRLPELTAAEVAELSIIAKPGVLASAPEAPKGLF; translated from the coding sequence ATGACCGTCACCCATCACGTCCGCGTCCACCGCTCCGAAGAGGATCTGCCCCGCGAGGAGCAGCTGGCCTGGAAGATCGCGCAGGTCGCCGTCGACCCCGTCGAGGTCGACCCCGAGGTCACCGCGATGATCATCAACCGCATCATCGACAACGCGTCGGTCGCAGCGGCATCCCTGACCCGCGGCCCGATCGTCGCGGCCCGAGCGCAGGCGTTCAGCCATCCCGTCTCCACCGGCGGCAGGGGCGCGACGATCTTCGGCGCGAAGCTCGACGAGCGCACCAGCCCCGAGTGGGCCGCGTGGGCCAACGGCGTCGCCGTGCGCGAGCTCGACTACCACGACACCTTCCTGGCCGCCGAGTACTCGCACCCCGGCGACAACATCCCGCCGATCCTCGCCGTCGCCCAGCACGCGGGCTGCGACGGGCGCGCGCTCGTGCGCGGCATCGCCACCGGCTACGAGATCCAGGTCGACCTCGTGCGCGCCATCTCGCTGCACGCCCACAAGATCGACCATGTCGCCCACCTCGGCCCGTCCGCCGCGGCGGGCATCGGCACCATGCTGGATCTCCCCGCCGAGACCATCTACCAGGCCATCGGTCAGGCGCTGCACACCACCACCGCCACCCGGCAGAGCCGCAAGGGCGAGATCTCCACATGGAAGGCCCACGCCCCGGCCTTCGCCGGGAAGATGGCCGTCGAGGCCGTCGATCGAGCCATGCGCGGTCAGACCAGCCCGTCGCCCATCTATGAGGGCGAGGACGGCGTGATCGCCTGGATGCTGGACGGCCCCGACGCCTCCTACGACGTGCCGCTGCCCGCCGCCGGCGAGCCCAAGCGCGGCATCCTGGACACCTACACCAAGGAGCACTCCGCCGAGTACCAGGCGCAGGCCATCATCGATCTCGCCCGGCGTCTGGGCACCGCACGGCCCGAGCTGCGCGATCCCGCCAACATCGCCTCGATCGTGCTGCACACCAGCCACCACACGCACTACGTGATCGGCTCGGGGGCCAACGACCCGCAGAAGTACGACCCGACCGCCTCCCGTGAGACGCTGGATCACTCGGTGCCGTACATCTTCGCCGTCGCCCTGCAGGACGGCACGTGGGATCACGTCGACTCCTACCTTCCCGAGCGCGCGCAGCGCGAGGACACGGTCGCCCTGTGGCACAAGGTCACCACGGCGGAGGATCCGGAGTGGACGCGCCGGTACCACTCCACGGATCCGGCCGAGAAGGCCTTCGGCGGCCGTGTGGAGATCACCCTCGTCGACGGCTCGCAGGTCGTCGAGGAGATCGCCGTCGCCGACGCGCACCCGCTGGGGGCCCGCCCGTTCGGTCGAGAGCAGTACATCCGCAAGTTCCGCATCCTCGCCGAACCCGTGCTGGAGCCGGCCGAGATCGAGCGGTTCCTGGCGCTCGTGCAGCGCCTGCCCGAGCTGACCGCCGCCGAGGTGGCCGAGCTGTCCATCATCGCGAAGCCGGGTGTCCTGGCATCCGCCCCCGAGGCCCCGAAGGGACTCTTCTGA